A genomic window from Sulfurospirillum diekertiae includes:
- a CDS encoding DUF4209 domain-containing protein, with the protein MTREESENSPLLLQNFIAIQNQIEYKEDCYEFSSNFHKLAQDADDLTIARICFLMGDLCSMILTPQSQSEPFGAMVKWNDGRRSAILDDFITEELDFFELTLPECKAYQIKARIADVLWTLKRGKAINFTKIAIENYQKYPLSQETIHYSSNTWQRAIILASTTHQSIENLTNPILGHIKNTSSQDNFYLMHLVEILDVAKLRREDIEIVVAHLEKIAQQFKEQKLYYQSTRYYQCALKWARKLQNEELCYKLLYEIGFSFYQNALAQPYEFQSTSDYENALQTLRQIPKKYRDTDDINTLIAEIERKIPESNQIALEYMQRIETKIDTKEMVDYSEKAVSNQPKFKTLHIFANLIDIPTKEYFKEQAKKHIQQFPFQHLFSGVHINHDGRIIAKTPSIDLTESLTDDFDALFPIMVQNYKNYIELTAKAYIAPALFQLLLEHRITKEDLYHICENSTLIPNERIDVWVEGLWQGLELNFLVAIHLLIPQIEHFVRLQLQIRGIKTTTIDKEGIETEHGLSTLLDKEEVPLVLDENLLFELDILLTKALGYNFRNNLAHGLSEVGEMNSSPAVYVWWLCLKLVINNNSFDFEQEDESALQER; encoded by the coding sequence ATGACCAGAGAAGAAAGTGAAAATTCTCCCTTATTACTCCAAAATTTTATAGCCATTCAAAATCAAATTGAATACAAAGAAGATTGTTATGAATTTTCATCAAACTTTCATAAATTAGCACAAGATGCCGATGATTTAACTATTGCAAGAATTTGTTTTTTAATGGGTGATCTATGTTCAATGATATTAACCCCACAAAGTCAAAGTGAACCTTTTGGTGCAATGGTAAAATGGAATGATGGTCGTCGTTCAGCAATACTTGATGATTTCATTACAGAGGAATTAGATTTTTTTGAACTGACCCTCCCTGAATGTAAAGCATACCAAATCAAAGCTCGCATAGCCGATGTCTTATGGACATTAAAACGAGGCAAAGCTATCAATTTTACAAAAATTGCTATTGAAAACTATCAAAAATATCCGCTTTCCCAAGAGACAATTCACTATTCAAGTAACACATGGCAAAGAGCAATTATATTAGCTTCGACTACTCATCAATCTATTGAAAACCTGACTAATCCTATTTTGGGACACATTAAAAATACTTCGAGTCAAGACAATTTTTATTTAATGCACCTCGTAGAAATCTTAGATGTTGCTAAATTGCGAAGAGAAGATATAGAAATTGTTGTGGCTCATCTTGAAAAGATTGCACAACAGTTTAAAGAGCAAAAATTATACTATCAAAGTACACGCTATTACCAATGCGCTCTAAAATGGGCTAGAAAATTACAAAATGAAGAACTATGTTATAAATTGCTCTATGAAATAGGTTTTTCTTTTTATCAAAATGCACTTGCCCAACCATATGAGTTTCAAAGTACATCAGATTATGAAAATGCACTTCAAACCCTTAGACAAATTCCAAAAAAATATCGTGATACCGATGACATCAATACTCTTATAGCTGAGATTGAAAGAAAAATCCCTGAATCAAATCAAATCGCTTTAGAATATATGCAAAGAATTGAAACTAAAATTGATACAAAAGAGATGGTTGATTACAGTGAAAAAGCCGTATCCAATCAGCCTAAATTTAAAACGCTACATATTTTTGCTAACTTAATTGATATACCAACCAAAGAATATTTTAAGGAGCAAGCGAAAAAGCATATCCAACAATTTCCATTTCAACATTTATTCAGTGGCGTACATATAAATCATGATGGAAGAATCATAGCCAAGACACCTTCAATAGATTTAACGGAAAGTCTGACAGATGATTTTGATGCTCTCTTCCCTATAATGGTACAGAACTATAAAAATTATATTGAACTTACCGCTAAAGCATATATTGCACCTGCACTTTTTCAGCTACTTCTTGAACATCGCATTACTAAAGAAGATTTATATCACATTTGTGAGAACTCGACATTGATTCCTAATGAGAGAATCGATGTATGGGTTGAAGGCTTATGGCAGGGGTTAGAACTTAATTTTTTAGTTGCTATTCACCTTTTAATTCCACAAATTGAGCATTTCGTCCGATTGCAATTACAAATTAGAGGAATTAAAACAACAACCATTGATAAAGAAGGAATTGAAACGGAACACGGATTATCTACTTTGTTAGATAAAGAGGAAGTGCCTCTTGTATTGGATGAAAATCTACTTTTTGAATTAGACATTTTATTAACAAAAGCGCTTGGCTACAATTTTAGAAATAATCTAGCCCATGGATTGTCCGAAGTTGGAGAAATGAACTCATCCCCAGCTGTATATGTGTGGTGGCTATGCTTAAAATTGGTCATCAATAACAATAGTTTTGATTTTGAACAAGAAGATGAAAGTGCTTTACAGGAGAGATGA
- a CDS encoding tetratricopeptide repeat protein produces the protein MQKLLCIMAILVSSSLFALDFARESELQNECDHNNPTACLQLGAMYHIGDGVQQSFSKAKELYNQTCSMGMGSGCSNLGYMYESGQIGQNYAKAAELYEKGCVLGDASSCASLAVLYENGTGVSEDLQQAVNYYDRACSAGLASSCAHLALLYEQGGNYVYAAMYHQNGCDAGDAQECSALARMYYEGGSVSQDAQKAQELFKKACDLGDEIGCKNYEIIKNNTGFVEE, from the coding sequence ATGCAAAAACTCTTATGTATTATGGCAATACTGGTTTCATCTTCACTGTTTGCATTGGATTTTGCCCGTGAAAGCGAACTACAAAACGAGTGCGATCATAACAATCCCACGGCATGTTTACAATTAGGCGCGATGTACCACATCGGTGATGGCGTCCAACAGAGCTTTAGTAAGGCCAAAGAACTTTATAACCAAACCTGTTCTATGGGCATGGGAAGTGGCTGTTCCAATTTAGGTTACATGTATGAAAGTGGTCAAATAGGACAAAATTATGCCAAGGCGGCTGAACTGTATGAAAAAGGGTGTGTACTTGGTGATGCAAGCAGTTGTGCGAGTCTCGCGGTTTTGTATGAAAATGGTACAGGTGTGAGTGAAGACTTGCAACAAGCCGTTAATTATTATGATCGTGCGTGCAGTGCGGGCTTGGCAAGCAGTTGTGCGCATCTTGCATTACTGTACGAGCAAGGTGGAAACTATGTTTATGCTGCCATGTACCATCAAAATGGATGTGATGCCGGCGATGCGCAAGAGTGTTCCGCGCTTGCTCGTATGTACTATGAGGGAGGCAGTGTGAGCCAAGATGCGCAAAAGGCGCAAGAGCTGTTTAAAAAGGCATGTGATTTGGGCGATGAAATAGGTTGTAAAAACTATGAGATTATTAAAAATAACACAGGATTTGTGGAAGAGTGA
- a CDS encoding SRPBCC family protein — protein sequence MNLYTLHYTCQLDASVEDVCAFHTDTHNLPLITPPSIKVNIVKMENDSVILDIKKFGITTRWEMALEKNCPHSIVDVMEKGPFASFRHERRFIAEDENRTRMEETITLAPPIPFLGRLFFWFVKRDMDAMFAYRHTMTQAHFRFENQAKHL from the coding sequence ATGAACCTCTACACCCTGCATTACACCTGCCAACTTGATGCAAGCGTTGAAGACGTGTGTGCTTTTCATACCGACACGCATAATCTTCCGCTCATTACGCCACCGTCGATTAAGGTAAATATCGTGAAGATGGAGAATGACAGCGTCATTTTGGACATTAAAAAGTTTGGAATCACGACACGTTGGGAGATGGCGCTTGAGAAAAACTGCCCTCACAGCATTGTCGATGTGATGGAGAAAGGGCCTTTTGCCTCGTTTCGGCATGAAAGACGTTTTATAGCTGAAGATGAAAATCGCACGCGCATGGAAGAGACCATCACACTAGCGCCACCAATTCCTTTTTTGGGAAGGCTCTTTTTCTGGTTTGTAAAAAGAGACATGGATGCTATGTTTGCGTACCGACACACGATGACACAAGCGCATTTTCGCTTTGAAAATCAAGCGAAACACCTCTAA
- the dinD gene encoding DNA damage-inducible protein D → MDKNLISLLQNEFNAIVNIVKNSDIEYWFARNLQILLGYQHWDKFQNVIDKAKKACENSQIEVTDHFRHVAKMVNIGSGANREIDDIMLTRYACYLIAQNGDTRKEQIAFAQTYFAMQTRKQELIEQRLELEDRLQARAKLKESETELSKNIYERGVDDKGFARIRSKGDSALFGGHTTQDMKEKLGVPEKRPLADFLPTITITAKNLATEITNHNVKENNLKGENFITQEHIQNNESIRGLLVDRGIKPEELPPADDLKKLERQVKSNEKKLIKQSALPKS, encoded by the coding sequence ATGGACAAAAATCTTATCTCCTTACTCCAAAATGAGTTTAATGCTATCGTCAATATTGTTAAAAATAGTGACATTGAATATTGGTTTGCAAGAAATTTACAAATTCTTCTCGGTTACCAACATTGGGATAAATTCCAAAATGTGATTGACAAAGCTAAAAAAGCCTGTGAAAATTCACAGATTGAGGTCACAGACCATTTTCGCCATGTGGCGAAAATGGTTAACATTGGTTCTGGAGCCAATAGAGAGATTGATGACATCATGCTGACACGCTACGCATGTTATCTCATTGCGCAAAATGGGGATACGAGAAAAGAACAAATCGCTTTTGCCCAAACCTACTTTGCGATGCAAACGCGAAAACAAGAGCTGATAGAACAACGTCTTGAACTTGAAGATAGGCTTCAAGCAAGAGCAAAACTAAAAGAATCCGAAACAGAACTTTCTAAAAATATTTATGAGCGTGGAGTCGATGATAAAGGATTTGCACGTATTCGTTCCAAAGGCGATAGCGCGTTATTTGGAGGGCATACAACACAAGATATGAAAGAAAAACTCGGTGTTCCTGAGAAGCGTCCACTGGCTGATTTTCTGCCGACTATTACCATTACAGCAAAAAATCTTGCAACAGAGATTACTAATCACAATGTCAAAGAGAACAATCTCAAAGGTGAAAATTTCATTACACAAGAGCATATTCAAAACAATGAAAGTATTAGAGGACTCTTGGTAGACAGAGGCATTAAACCTGAAGAGTTACCACCTGCAGATGATTTAAAAAAACTAGAACGTCAAGTAAAATCTAATGAGAAAAAGCTTATCAAACAAAGTGCATTACCAAAATCTTAA
- a CDS encoding LysE family translocator — protein sequence MFEVEFITLTSIYFLALLSPGQDFFLIIKHALTHGYKKAWWSCLGIASGNALYIALAYMGHAYLSQYPLIVSFIEIGGALFLLYLGCLLLFAPKPSLENSLHVKRQMAFKLFAQGFLSALLNPKNILFYFSLLFTIVKPETALHVKMVYAVWMVTMLLVWDMFVAFLFGNQRALRLLPYLNVVQKIVGIGLIGFSLKLAFTFYKQCEL from the coding sequence ATGTTTGAAGTAGAATTCATCACCCTCACCTCTATCTATTTTTTAGCACTTTTAAGCCCTGGGCAAGATTTTTTTCTCATTATCAAGCATGCATTAACGCACGGATATAAAAAAGCATGGTGGAGTTGTCTAGGGATTGCCAGTGGAAACGCGCTTTACATCGCTTTAGCGTACATGGGGCATGCGTATTTAAGTCAGTACCCATTGATCGTTTCATTCATCGAAATCGGTGGAGCACTTTTTTTACTTTACCTTGGCTGTCTCCTGCTTTTTGCACCCAAACCAAGTCTTGAAAATTCTTTACATGTAAAGCGTCAAATGGCATTTAAACTCTTTGCTCAAGGGTTTTTGTCTGCCTTACTCAATCCTAAAAATATTCTCTTTTATTTCTCACTGCTTTTTACCATTGTTAAACCCGAAACAGCTTTACATGTAAAGATGGTGTATGCGGTATGGATGGTCACAATGTTGCTGGTGTGGGATATGTTTGTAGCGTTTCTATTTGGCAATCAAAGAGCTTTAAGACTTTTGCCTTACCTCAATGTTGTTCAAAAAATAGTGGGCATTGGGCTGATCGGCTTTAGTCTCAAATTAGCTTTTACTTTTTATAAACAGTGCGAGTTGTGA
- a CDS encoding mechanosensitive ion channel family protein, translating into MDKELQTLQKFYNIAIEFLTNYSFQLIGALIIVIIGWFAAKYTYTLLMRLFESHHFDMTLSKFVASVVKMLIFAAMIIIALGKVGISIAPFVAAIGAVSLTAGLALQGSVSNYAAGVLLIISRPFKVGDTLSIGNFYGVVEEIKLSYTVLRNEDEELITIPNKKMIGDVLVNSFEFRIVESSIGVTYEEDPTKAIALIKEVLSGFKEVSNTHKPVVGIAKFGDSSIELGLRYWVPTKSYFKTQFEVNLALYNTLHVNNISIPYPQREVRILGEKV; encoded by the coding sequence ATGGACAAAGAACTGCAAACCCTTCAAAAGTTTTACAATATCGCTATTGAGTTTTTAACCAACTATAGTTTTCAACTGATTGGGGCGCTGATTATCGTCATTATCGGATGGTTTGCGGCAAAGTATACCTATACTCTTTTGATGCGCCTTTTTGAAAGCCATCATTTTGACATGACCCTTTCAAAATTTGTGGCGAGTGTCGTCAAAATGCTGATTTTTGCTGCAATGATCATCATAGCCCTTGGAAAAGTAGGTATTTCTATTGCGCCTTTTGTCGCGGCTATTGGCGCTGTTTCCTTAACTGCTGGCTTAGCACTTCAAGGCAGTGTTTCGAACTATGCAGCTGGGGTGCTTCTTATCATCAGCCGTCCGTTTAAAGTGGGTGATACCCTTTCCATCGGTAATTTTTACGGCGTGGTAGAAGAGATCAAACTCTCCTATACCGTGCTTCGCAATGAAGATGAAGAGCTCATCACCATCCCCAATAAAAAGATGATCGGTGATGTGTTGGTCAACTCTTTTGAATTTCGCATTGTGGAGTCAAGTATTGGCGTAACCTACGAGGAAGACCCCACTAAAGCGATTGCCTTGATCAAAGAGGTATTATCGGGCTTTAAAGAGGTCAGCAATACGCACAAACCTGTCGTGGGTATTGCTAAGTTTGGCGATAGTTCTATTGAATTGGGGCTTCGCTATTGGGTTCCGACCAAGAGCTATTTTAAGACACAATTTGAAGTCAATCTTGCCCTCTATAACACTTTACATGTAAACAATATCAGCATCCCTTATCCGCAACGTGAAGTGCGTATTTTAGGAGAAAAAGTTTGA
- a CDS encoding AraC family transcriptional regulator — protein sequence MNETKTILICYEQAPFLQIRQTLQSERAYEAHAHAALSIGFMLEGKTCFQTPEGEFLLEHGALAIIPPHIQHACNPIAQTRRSYIMVYLDANFCTHIQAKQFQETTTLLPLTTPLVFHKALFEEFERIITALIKGFSPLHVKALEAWVESFFWLYTKQGVSQHKDNTLQDMAHFLESRLDETPSLCELSKRFGLNPYVLTRHFKQTYGCTPKHYAMDVRIEHAKQLLHDGTPLALCAQYCGFVDQSHFHRFFKRRTALTPKEYQVNFIQ from the coding sequence ATGAACGAGACTAAAACAATTTTGATTTGCTACGAGCAAGCACCTTTTTTACAGATTCGCCAAACACTGCAGAGTGAGCGCGCTTATGAGGCACATGCACACGCAGCACTCTCCATAGGATTTATGCTCGAAGGCAAAACGTGCTTTCAGACACCTGAGGGAGAGTTTTTGCTCGAACATGGCGCCCTTGCCATCATTCCACCTCACATCCAACATGCGTGCAATCCTATTGCGCAAACGAGACGAAGTTACATTATGGTCTATTTAGATGCGAACTTTTGTACGCACATTCAAGCCAAACAGTTTCAAGAAACCACAACGCTGTTGCCACTGACTACACCGTTGGTATTTCATAAGGCTTTATTTGAGGAGTTTGAGCGCATTATTACAGCGCTCATAAAAGGTTTTTCACCTTTACATGTAAAGGCATTGGAAGCATGGGTGGAGAGCTTTTTTTGGCTCTATACGAAACAAGGAGTGAGTCAACACAAAGACAATACCCTTCAAGATATGGCACACTTTTTAGAAAGTCGGCTGGATGAAACACCCAGTCTCTGTGAGCTTTCCAAACGTTTTGGACTCAACCCCTATGTTCTCACACGCCACTTTAAACAAACCTACGGTTGCACACCCAAACACTATGCCATGGATGTGCGCATCGAGCATGCGAAGCAGTTACTTCACGATGGCACTCCCCTTGCCCTGTGCGCGCAATACTGTGGCTTTGTCGACCAAAGCCACTTCCACCGCTTTTTTAAACGCCGTACCGCTCTCACCCCCAAAGAGTACCAAGTCAATTTTATACAATAA
- a CDS encoding sensor domain-containing phosphodiesterase, with the protein MKVSNFTFEDFSSLKKRIESGAFENEPSLLVQFFDGRNDEQLFSDLASTLSTLLPQATILGVTTAGEILDGKMLENTVTLSFCAFTHTKLIPLYTRRCNFNGGISVVQHLSHNVKAAIFFSEGLQGEPEEFLSGVNFIRKDLTIAGGAAADYGRFARTLIALNGTVYTHGVVGVAFDNLSLKILNHWKLNWNPIGKPMVITKVLNNTIFELDQTPIFEVIRHYFGDDVVAHLPSSIVKFPLIKTEKGVYIARAPIAVTENALVFAGNFKAGDRVRFGIANVDEIVENNDARLLLKPEVVWIYSCMGRKAFAGEILESEFLTYNILGTTCGFFSYGEFFKTSRSSQMMNLTTTVLALSEQEELETLPQPSRKQLDEKHENIAVMSRLTNAVVDELEHTIKTLDAYKLALDANSIVSKTNTQGIITYVNDLFVKISGYTREELIGKSHNIIRHPDVPNGTFKDMWTTIKKGHVWKGLIINKAKSGEPYYVDTTIIPLFDENKQIVEYISTRNDLTKIIKQQKQILKQTTDALTNLPNRVKLFEDIAVSQNPIIALINIDGFGEINRFYGFESGNTLLREFSALFLEMLNLTPYSLYKLEADNFVIFGDGEDNELFCTTMEKFINQVHTHQFLADMQGITTRISVGIAVEKEQILSHAEEALKQALLRNMDWMLSDKKEEAIHLQNFQMLHTLKSAIEQGRIVPYYQALVHLKSNKTTKYESLIRLIDENGKVYSPYFFLEVAKKSKYYLALTRIMIEKTLLDFTHREENVAINLSVEDIEDAETVLFIKNAIKNFVEPSRITFELTETEAIKDYLTIISFIASVKELGVKIAIDDFGSGYSNFAYLAQFNANILKIDGTIIQKITTDSSAYQIAAAINDFAKRLGLQTVAEFVFDEATNDVVKDLNIDFAQGYFHAEPLPIEKLP; encoded by the coding sequence ATGAAAGTTTCAAATTTCACGTTTGAGGATTTTTCATCGCTGAAAAAGCGTATTGAATCCGGGGCTTTTGAAAACGAACCATCCCTTTTAGTGCAATTTTTTGATGGTCGCAACGACGAACAGCTTTTTAGCGATCTTGCCTCCACACTTTCGACGTTGCTCCCTCAAGCAACGATCTTAGGTGTGACCACAGCAGGAGAAATCCTCGATGGGAAAATGCTTGAAAACACCGTCACACTCTCTTTTTGTGCCTTCACACATACAAAACTCATTCCCCTTTATACGCGCCGTTGTAATTTTAACGGTGGAATTTCTGTCGTTCAACATCTCAGTCATAATGTCAAAGCGGCCATCTTTTTCAGTGAAGGCTTGCAAGGTGAACCTGAAGAATTTTTAAGTGGCGTTAATTTTATACGCAAAGATTTAACCATTGCAGGTGGTGCAGCAGCAGATTATGGGAGGTTTGCGAGAACGTTAATTGCTTTAAATGGTACCGTGTACACTCATGGCGTTGTGGGTGTGGCATTTGACAATCTCTCTTTAAAAATCCTCAATCATTGGAAACTTAACTGGAATCCTATTGGCAAACCGATGGTCATTACAAAAGTGCTCAACAATACGATTTTTGAGCTTGATCAAACACCTATCTTTGAGGTTATTCGCCACTATTTTGGAGATGATGTTGTTGCTCATCTTCCTTCCAGTATCGTCAAATTTCCGCTCATTAAAACCGAAAAAGGTGTTTATATTGCCAGAGCGCCTATTGCCGTTACGGAGAATGCCCTCGTTTTTGCAGGTAATTTTAAGGCAGGCGATCGTGTTCGTTTTGGTATTGCCAATGTTGATGAAATCGTGGAAAACAATGATGCAAGGCTTCTTCTTAAACCTGAAGTTGTCTGGATATATTCGTGTATGGGGCGTAAAGCATTTGCTGGTGAAATTCTTGAAAGTGAATTCCTAACCTACAACATCTTAGGCACAACCTGCGGCTTTTTTAGTTATGGTGAATTTTTCAAAACATCTCGTTCCTCTCAGATGATGAATCTCACCACCACGGTTTTGGCATTGAGTGAACAAGAAGAGCTCGAAACATTACCCCAGCCGAGTAGAAAACAGTTGGATGAAAAACACGAGAACATTGCAGTCATGTCTAGACTGACAAATGCTGTCGTGGATGAACTTGAACATACGATTAAAACACTCGATGCTTATAAACTAGCCCTTGATGCAAACTCTATTGTCTCTAAAACAAACACTCAAGGCATTATCACCTATGTCAATGACCTTTTTGTCAAAATTTCAGGCTACACCAGAGAGGAGCTTATTGGTAAGTCGCACAATATCATTCGCCATCCCGATGTCCCGAATGGTACTTTTAAAGATATGTGGACGACCATCAAAAAGGGTCACGTATGGAAAGGTCTCATCATCAATAAAGCCAAATCAGGAGAGCCTTACTATGTCGATACGACCATCATTCCACTTTTTGATGAGAACAAACAAATCGTCGAGTACATCTCCACACGCAATGACCTCACCAAGATCATCAAGCAACAAAAACAAATTTTAAAACAGACCACCGATGCGTTAACCAACCTGCCCAATCGTGTGAAGCTTTTTGAAGATATTGCCGTATCTCAAAATCCGATTATTGCACTGATCAACATTGATGGCTTTGGTGAAATTAACCGCTTCTACGGGTTTGAAAGTGGCAATACACTCCTTCGAGAGTTTTCCGCTCTTTTTCTTGAGATGTTAAACCTTACACCCTACTCGCTTTATAAACTTGAAGCAGACAACTTTGTCATTTTTGGGGATGGAGAAGATAATGAGCTATTTTGCACTACCATGGAAAAATTCATCAACCAAGTCCATACCCATCAATTTTTAGCAGATATGCAAGGAATTACCACACGCATTAGTGTAGGAATTGCGGTTGAGAAAGAACAAATTCTCTCCCATGCGGAAGAAGCCCTCAAACAAGCACTTCTACGCAATATGGACTGGATGCTCTCCGATAAAAAGGAAGAAGCCATACACCTGCAAAACTTTCAAATGCTCCATACGCTTAAAAGTGCCATTGAACAGGGGAGAATTGTCCCCTACTACCAAGCGCTTGTTCATCTCAAAAGCAACAAAACAACCAAATATGAAAGCTTAATACGCTTGATTGATGAAAATGGCAAGGTCTATTCGCCCTACTTCTTTCTCGAAGTCGCTAAAAAATCGAAGTATTACTTAGCGCTCACACGCATTATGATTGAAAAAACACTTTTGGATTTTACCCATCGAGAAGAGAACGTGGCAATCAACCTATCGGTGGAAGACATCGAAGATGCAGAAACCGTTTTATTCATCAAAAATGCGATTAAAAACTTTGTAGAGCCTTCACGCATCACTTTTGAATTGACTGAAACTGAAGCCATCAAAGACTATCTCACCATCATCTCTTTTATCGCATCGGTCAAAGAGTTGGGTGTTAAAATCGCCATTGATGATTTTGGAAGTGGCTACTCAAACTTTGCCTATCTCGCGCAATTTAATGCCAATATTTTAAAAATAGATGGTACCATCATCCAAAAAATAACAACCGATTCTAGTGCATATCAAATTGCTGCGGCGATTAATGACTTTGCAAAACGGTTGGGTTTGCAAACCGTTGCAGAGTTTGTCTTTGATGAAGCAACCAATGATGTTGTTAAAGATCTCAACATTGACTTTGCACAAGGCTACTTTCACGCTGAGCCCTTGCCGATCGAAAAACTACCATAA
- a CDS encoding RMD1 family protein — translation MSSSFSLVSISLPTPFAKHEIETLLDCSLKKGIEKAFYWQYRETFLVYTQFNVLTFINWDKESIYKALMKLGLKHADTFEQHTIFQDYPILIEPDLDVTCKVSNEQIILKEPLSLYLIIIALVVSQSVGLEKYEQDLNVHFDKSQQLLDLTQSYALLKRSKLIEFARTLMNIQHGMVSDLLLLDKPNILWDNEEAEKLYNRLSSTLELKDRFEIVEHKLTHLKEDISMSLDLFNQKHSEFLEWIIIGLIGFEIIMGLIEFFKH, via the coding sequence ATGTCTTCGTCATTCTCTTTGGTATCCATATCACTTCCCACCCCTTTTGCTAAACATGAGATAGAAACACTGCTGGATTGTTCATTAAAAAAAGGAATCGAAAAAGCCTTTTACTGGCAATACCGTGAAACGTTCTTAGTCTATACCCAATTCAATGTCCTCACCTTTATCAACTGGGACAAAGAGTCCATCTATAAAGCACTTATGAAACTGGGATTAAAGCATGCAGACACATTTGAACAGCACACTATTTTCCAAGATTATCCCATTCTCATAGAACCCGATTTAGACGTTACATGTAAAGTGAGTAACGAGCAGATTATCCTGAAAGAACCCCTCTCGCTTTATCTCATTATCATTGCGCTTGTTGTCTCACAAAGTGTCGGGCTGGAAAAGTATGAGCAAGACCTCAACGTCCATTTTGATAAGAGCCAACAACTGCTTGACCTCACCCAAAGCTACGCACTGCTCAAACGTTCCAAACTCATCGAATTTGCACGAACATTAATGAATATTCAGCATGGCATGGTCAGTGATCTTTTGTTGTTAGATAAGCCCAATATTTTATGGGATAACGAAGAAGCAGAAAAACTTTACAATAGGCTTTCATCAACACTTGAACTCAAAGATCGCTTTGAGATTGTAGAGCATAAACTCACGCATCTTAAAGAGGACATAAGCATGTCACTCGATCTTTTCAACCAAAAACACAGTGAATTTTTAGAGTGGATTATTATAGGACTGATCGGTTTTGAAATCATAATGGGGCTGATCGAATTTTTTAAACATTAA
- a CDS encoding cupin domain-containing protein, which translates to MKKLLFLFVLLSISIFAAGNVESVTLVKSTQSWDGSRLPAYPKDAPEISVLKITIPAHTTLPLHKHPIINAGYMVKGALTVVTDENKTLQLKAGDALIEVVDRWHYGVNEGDEAVEIVVFYAGTKESVHSIKK; encoded by the coding sequence ATGAAAAAATTACTCTTCCTTTTTGTTCTTCTATCAATCTCTATTTTTGCTGCTGGAAATGTAGAATCGGTGACGCTTGTGAAGTCAACTCAAAGTTGGGATGGATCACGCTTGCCTGCTTACCCAAAGGACGCACCTGAGATTTCGGTTTTGAAGATTACGATTCCTGCTCACACGACGCTTCCGCTGCACAAGCATCCTATCATCAATGCGGGGTATATGGTCAAAGGCGCGCTTACAGTGGTGACCGATGAGAACAAAACATTACAGCTTAAAGCGGGTGATGCGCTGATTGAGGTGGTGGATCGATGGCATTATGGCGTCAATGAGGGCGATGAAGCGGTGGAAATTGTTGTTTTTTATGCAGGGACAAAAGAGAGCGTGCATTCCATCAAAAAATAG